One part of the Lathamus discolor isolate bLatDis1 chromosome 23, bLatDis1.hap1, whole genome shotgun sequence genome encodes these proteins:
- the LETMD1 gene encoding LETM1 domain-containing protein 1, which translates to MALSMAGCRGWLWRLGPGPAAGLSRARRELRFPGRCLSTKAGSRSVLAALVSTAKRINKRYERFLERTFPRFYVLHSTFTRGIQALFLEVKEIRDIRSRMARQGLSVQQLPYRDMERLRQFRRDLIKAVPIGIIAIPPFANFLVIILMYFFPRQLLIRHFWTPQQQVEFLGTYDAIRRDSYPAVLESLARAARSLPDPQLQSRLQQLCSEVQRGSQPRVAELCAVRGAFSGPVLALNQLQVSHVKALSRVLFLTPHLPAPVLRHRLRSHVLEIRQLDRALQRLSLGQLREEELRAACYLRGLNPTHLDVASCRAWLEQWLGLSCRLEASEASLLANSMVLLSLNYVRPKE; encoded by the exons ATGGCGCTGTCCATGGCCGGCTGCCGCGGGTGGCTCTGGCGCCTCGGGCCCGGCCCTGCCGCCGGCCTCAGCCGCGCCCGGCGGGAGCTGAG GTTCCCGGGGCGCTGCCTCTCCACAAAGGCCGGCTCCAGGTCCGTCCTGGCCGCCCTGGTCTCCACGGCGAAGCGCATCAACAAGAGGTACGAGAGGTTCCTGGAGCGCACGTTCCCCCGGTTCTATGTGCTCCACTCCACGTTCACCagag GGATCCAAGCGCTCTTCTTGGAAGTGAAAGAGATCCGAGACATCCGCTCCCGAATGGCCCGACAGGGGCTGAGCGTGCAGCAGCTGCCGTACCGGGACATGGAGCGCCTGCGGCAG TTCCGGAGGGACCTGATCAAGGCCGTTCCCATTGGAATCATCGCCATCCCGCCTTTCGCCAACTTCTTGGTCATCATCCTCAT gTATTTCTTCCCACGCCAGCTCCTGATCCGTCACTTCTGGACCCCCCAGCAGCAGGTTGAGTTCCTGGGCACCTACGACGCCATCCGCAGGGATTCCTACCCGGCTGTGCTGGAGAGCTTGGCGCGGGCAGCGCGATCCCTGCCTGACCCCCAGCTCCAATCccgcctgcagcagctctgctccgaG gtgCAGCGCGGCTCCCAGCCCCGCGTGGCCGAGCTCTGCGCGGTGAGAGGGGCGTTCTCGGGCCCTGTCCTGGCTCTGAACCAGCTCCAGGTCTCCCATGTG AAAGCCCTGAGCCGGGTCCTGTTCCTGACCCCGCACTTGCCGGCCCCCGTCCTGCGGCATCGCCTGCGGAGCCACGTGCTGGAGATCCGGCAGCTGGACCGGGCCCTGCAGCGCCTGAGCCTGGGGCAGCTCCGCGAGGAGGAGCTCAGAGCG GCCTGTTACCTCCGGGGCCTCAACCCCACTCACCTGGACGTGGCCTCGTGCAGAGCGTGGCTGGAGCAGTGGCTGGGGCTCTCCTGCAGGCTGGAAG CCTCCGAAGCCTCGCTCCTGGCCAACAGCATGGTCCTGCTGTCCCTCAACTACGTCAGGCCCAAGGAGTGA